A window of Roseiflexus castenholzii DSM 13941 genomic DNA:
AAGTCGCGCATTGACCAGCCATACATATAATGAGGAGATAGCACAGCAGGTTGCTTCGGCGATTGTGAATCAATACTACCCTGAGTTTGTCAGACTGCACGAAACGTTGACAAAACTGAAAGGCAATGGGGCATGACGCTGCGATTTGGCTTGAAAGAGTCGGTCATTGAAAGCATCTGCGATGTCCTCGCCCGTCATCCTGAGGTCGAGAAGGCGATCATTTACGGTTCACGCGCCAAAGGGACGTACAAGTACAACTCGGATATCGATCTGACACTCATCGGCGATGACTGCCTGACCTTTCTGGCGCTCACAAACATAATGGACGAACTCGACGACCTTTTGCTCCCTTACATGATCGACCTTTCCGTGCTGAGCCACATTGGCGATCCTGATGTTATCGACCACATTCAGCGTGTTGGGACCGTCTTCTACGAACGGAAGAAGTCTGAATGCGACGGGATGGGTTAGAGCGTGTCAGTGAGTGGGTGAAGACCGTGCCTTCACCCACCCAACCGCACTCTTCTCGAACAGGCTCTTAGCGGGGCCTGGCCAGACGAACAAACAGACGCTAAAGATGGACACAGGCTATCGCACTGATTGCAGCGCGCTGCGCCTTGGCGTCAACCTTTTCGAGACAGACGACGATTTCCTTTCGCCTGAACCTGTCGCCTCTCACCGTACTATCAATGGCAGAACCACGCGCTCAGTCAGGCAGATGGCGTTGAAATCGTGGTTGATCCCATCGGGCGGCACGGTCACTGTGCGCTGAACAGGCGCAATCGTGCAGCCTGGCGCACTGACGGTAAGTGTGTAGACGCCAGCCGGGAGATCGGTCATCGTATAGAACCCCTCAGCATCCGTCGCGGCGCTCTGCGCACCTGCCTGCACCGTCGCGCCCGCCACGCCGCGCCCCGCCCCGTCGGTCACGCGCCCGCTGATGCGATAGGTGAGCGAGCGGCACAGCGCTGAAATCCTGCCCGCTCACGTCGCTGCTGACCGTCACGGTGCGACTGACCGACGTGATCTGATAGATGCTCAGCGCCGCAGTGAGGGTGTAGGTTCCCATCGGCAGCCCGCTCAGCGTGTAGAACCCGTCGGCATCGGTGGTGGCGCTCTGCGCGCCTGCCCGCACCGTCGCACCCACCACGCCGCGCCCGGCGTTGTCGGTCACGCACCCGCTGATCGTGCAGCGATCGGGATTCAGGAGAAGGACGTACAGGTCGGTCTGCGACGTTATAAATGCCTGACCGCAGATCATCGCGCGGGCGAATGCCGGTTCCGGCAGAACCTGGACAGTTCCCTCGGTAGTCCCGTCTGAGAGCCAGAATTCGCCTGTTATACCAATGACCTGTGACCACCCGGCATGGTCACCCCGAGCAAAGCGAGGGGTCGTGCGCGACCCGCTCAGATTCCTCGCTGAGTTTACCCTGAGCGAAGCGAAGGGCTCGGAATGACCAGCATGCGGCATCTTCAGTCGTCATTGGCATTCGACCATGAACGTGCCGTCGGTTGTGCCGTCGCTGCGCCATAATTCGTGTCCGTGAACCCCATCATTGGCGACAAAGAAGAGAACATCGCCGACGACGTGGAACCGCGAGAGATCGGCGCCATCAACGCCGGGGCGGATGTCCTTCACCAGGCGCGTGCCGTCGGTTGTGCCGTCGCTGCGCCACAACTCAGGACCATGGATTCCATCATTGGCGATGAAGAAAAACACACCGTTGATTACTACAGAGTCGTGCCAATTGACATCATACGCTTTCTGGAACGACTTCACCAGAACAGGTTCACTTGCAGAAGCGACGGACGCCGGCACAAGCAGGGGAAGAAGAGCGACGATGGCGATGAGTGCGAGCGAAAGAAGCGGGCAAGTGCGATGATGGCTGCGATGCATGGACAAATCCTCCTGATCGATTGGTTGTACAGCAGAGTTGGCGGAAGATCGCGCTTCGCTTTTGGAATGTCATCTCATGTAACGCAACAATGCGGCAGAGGTTGCACCTGATCTGTGGGCATGGTATACTTTCGCGTCATCGACGGATGCCTCCCAAGGGAGGAGCCTATGAAACTGCGCCACAGCGCTCGCACCGATGTCGGCAGAACGCGGGATCACAACGAAGATGATTTTGGCGTCGGCGAAGGCGCAGGAGTCGCTCAGCACGGCGAGTTGCTGGTCGTCTGCGACGGAATGGGGGGACACGCTGCCGGCGAGGTTGCCAGCCGCCTCGGCGTCGAAACCATCCTCAGCGCCTACTATAGCGACAATTCCCCGGATCGGGTCGATGTGCTGCGTCGGGCGTTCGAGCGCGCCAATGAGCGCATCCATGCTGAAGGGCGCGGCGCGATGGGCACTACCGGCGTCGCGGCGCTGTTCTACAAAGGCATGCTGCACGTCGCCAACGTCGGCGATAGCCGCGCATACCTGATCCGCAACGACGACATCTGCCAGATTTCACGCGACCACTCGCTCGTCGGCGAGCAGGTGGCGGCTGGCGTCATCACTGCCGACCAGGCAAAATCCAGTTACTACCGCAATGTCATTACTCGCGCGCTGGGGTATCAACCGGAGGTGCAAGTCGATCTGTTCCACCTGCCGTTGCAGGTCGGTGATACGATTGTGCTCTGCTCCGACGGGTTGCACGGGCTGGTCAGCGATGAGGAGATCGGTGCAATTGCCCGCTCGATGCCCCTTGCCGACGCGGTTGATCGCTTGATCGACCTGGCAAACGAGCGCGGCGGCACGGACAATATCACGACGATCATTGCGCACGTCGATGAACTCGATAATGCGGCAACCTTCGCTGACCTATCGGATGCCGCCCGCACAACGGTTGAATTTCCGGCGCCAACGACGGCGGCGACCATTGAATTTCCGGCAACTGCCAGCCTGACGCCGGCAGTTGCTGAGCCTGCGACGATTCGCACGGCGCCGCTGCCCGTTGCGCCTCCCCCCGCCCCTCCGCCGGTTGCGGCGCCTGATCCGCGCGATACGCCCGCGCCACGGCGAATGCACTGGATCGGCGCAACACTTGCTACCGTTCTGTTTACCGGGCTGGTGTTTGTGACTCTGTTCGTTGCCTATCCATCCGTGCTGGCGCCGGGGCAGGAAAGCCCCGCTTTGCCTGAAACGTCGCCTACTGCCGCGCCAACCCAGGCGCCGCCAACCGCTACCCTGCCCCCTCCGACCCAACCGCCAACCGAAGCCCCCGCCATTCTTCCGGTTGCAACCGAAACCCCCGTGCCGACTGCATCGCCAGCGCCGACGACAACGCCTTCTCCGGTCGCTACCGGTACGCCAACGCCCACGGTTGCGCCGGCCATCACCGCCACGCCGGGTGCGTCGCCATCCACGCCGATCGCAACGGCGACCCGCACGCCCATTCCGCTGACGTTGCCGACGCGCACGCCGTAACGACCGCGCCATATCCCGGCAAGGCATGGTACAATCATCGCATACGTGTTCGTATTGGAGTGGAAACAGTATGCCGATACGGGTGCTCGATGCAACCGTTGCTGCGCAGATCGCCGCTGGCGAAGTAATCGAACGTCCGGCGTCAGTCGTGCGCGAACTGGTCGAAAATGCGCTCGATGCCGGGGCGCGCCGCATTGTCGTGGAAGCGCGCGGCGGCGGGTTGCGCGAGATCCGGGTGCAGGACGACGGGTGCGGCATTCCTGCCGATGAAGTCGAACTGGCGTTTGCGCGCCACGCAACCTCGAAACTATCCACAGCCGATGATCTCTGGTCGATTGCAACGCTTGGCTTTCGCGGTGAAGCGCTCCCGTCAATCGCGGCAGTGGCGCAGGTAATCTGCGTTACTCGCGCTGCCGGCGCCGACGTGGGCGTCGAACTGCGGATTGCCGGCGGCGAGGTGCAGGCGATTATGCCACGCGGATGCTCGCCAGGCACGACAATCAGTGTACGCAACCTGTTCTACAATACGCCGGTGCGGCGCGATTTCCTCCGTTCCGACGCCGCCGAGTCCGCCGCGATTACGTCCGTCGTCACGCAGTATGCGCTTGCCTACCCCGAAGTGCGCTTCAGCCTCGTCATCGACGGGCGTGCCACGCTTCAGACCAGCGGCAACGGCGATCTGCGCGCCGCCACAATCGAGATTTACGGGCTTGATGTTGCGCGCCAGTTGCTGGCAATCGATGCTGCCGTCGGCGAGGGTGTCGATCTGGTCCAGGTGCGTGGGTTGGTGTCGCCGCCGGGGCTGACCCGCAGTTCACGCGCGGCTATCCACCTGTTCATCAATCGTCGCGCTATTCAACCGCGCGGGCAGATTGCAATTGTGCTCGAAGAGGCATATCACACGCTGCTGATGAAAGGTCGCCATCCTATGGCGATTTTGAACATCACGGTGCATCCCGCAGCGGTCGATGTCAATGTCCATCCAACCAAGAGCGAGGTCAAATTCCGCAATACGACGCAGGTGATGAGCGTACTGGGGCGAGCGGTGCGCACCGCGCTCCTGGAAAGCGGCGTGCGTCCCTGGGAAGAACCAGGCGTCCCTGCATCGCTCGACACGGCGCAGCGCCGCTTTGAACTGCGGCGCCTGGGAACATCCCCCGAAAGCGCCTGGGATGCGCCATCCTGGATGACGGCGGGCGATAAGCACGGGGAAATACCGGCGATGGACGACCGGCGCGCTGTTGGGCAGAGCAGCGCGTGGGAGCGTGAGCCGGCGCCACCCGACGCACAACTCATCACGCACGCCTCGAAATTGCCGCCGTTGCGGATCGTCGGACAGATCGCCCAATCCTACATTGTCGCCGAGTCGCCGGATGGGATGTATCTCATCGATCAGCACGCTGCGCACGAACGCATCACCTACGAGCGGTTGATGGCGCAACGGGGCGCCGGCGCGATTGAACGCCAGGAACTGCTGATCCCGCAGGTGATCGATCTGCCGCCGACGGCGCAGGACGTGCTGCTGGATGCCGCCGACCGGTTGGCGGAGTGGGGGTTTGCTGTCGAACCATTCGGGCGCAGCCTGCGCATTCGCGCTATTCCGGCAGTGCTCTATCCCGGCGATCTGGCGACAGCACTGCTCGAAATCGCCGATCACCTGAGCGGTCGTGGCGGAACAACGCCACACGACTGGCGTGAGGCGCTGCTGATCACCCTCTCGTGCCATACCTCGGTGCGCAGCGGGCAAACCCTCTCGTTCGACGAAATGCGCGGATTGGTGCTGCAACTGGAGCGCTGCTCATCGCCACGCACCTGTCCCCACGGTCGTCCGACGATGATTCTGCTGACGACGACCCAGATCGAGCGCCAGTTCGGCAGGATTAAGTAGGCGTCACGTCGCCCCAGAGGTAGGCGGCGATCTGCGGCGAAAGGGTAATCTGCCGGTCATCGCGTTGAAGCGTGACGCCGTACACCGGAGAGACATCAATCACAGCAAACTGCTCACCCGGCACCAGATGGCTGTTCTGTAAGTACCGAATCAGCACCGTATCTTCTTCTGCCTCTTCCGCGATGCGCCGCAGGGTAAAGACGCCGCCAGGAGTCGCCTGATCGAGGCGCACCGTGCCGGCATAGACGTCGCAACGTCCAGGAATGGGATTGCCGTGCGGGCACGTGGTCGCCTCGCCGACCAGTTCCTCGATCCGTTCTTCCAGACGCGGCGAGAGCGCGTGTTCGAGGCGCACCGCTTCCTCGTGAATTTCGTGCCACTGCATGCCCATCACATCGACGAGGAAACGCTCCAGAATGCGGTGTCGCCGTACCATGGCTTCCGCCAGACGAAACCCTTCGTCGGTCAGCAAAATCTCACCGCGCCCATCGCGCACGATATAGCCGCGATCCTCCATACGGCTCACCATATCGGCGACAGTTGGGGGGGTCACATGCATCCATTCCGCCAACCGCGCGCTGATAACCGGTTCGCCACGCGCCGCCAGGTAATAGATAACCTCCAGATACTCGCGCATCTTTTCGGTTGGTCCGGCGTCGCCCGGTTTGCGTCGTGCTCTGGCGTGTCGAGTTGTGTCAGCCATCATTGTTTCCTTGCCTGGTGATACGTTGATTATAGCAGAAATGCACCGTCAACGTCGCGCTCGATACGCCGCACCTCGACAATCGCCTCTGGGTTGATCGGTCCGTAGATGTGAGGGAAGAGCGGCGCCAGGGGTGTGCCAGCAGGACGCTCCCAGCGCACTGGCACGGTCAACCGTTCGACATCGATGACCAGCAGCACAAAATCGCCCGGCGTCCCACGATACAGCGCATTGGCGACGCGCACCATCAGTTCTTCGCCCTCGGTGCAGTGCACGAACCCATCCACCGCAAACTCTGCCGGAACATAGGGTTCGTGCGCGGGCCACATCGTCCAACGTTCAGCCGGCGCCATATGGAAGATAATCCTTGCGCTCATGGCATCTCCAGTTCGTTCAGCGCAGTGTGCACCGGCGCCAGCGCCGGCGCCAGGCGCAGAAACGCTTCACGGTAGATGCGCTCGTACAGCGCGTGCAGCGCATCATCAGGCGCGACCGTTCGCGCGCACACCCGCAACGCGCCGACCGCTTCGTCTTCACTGCCGTAGACGCCCGCAGCGATCCCGCCAAGCGCCGCAGCGCCCAGAGCAACGCTCTCGTCGATATCCAGCACCTGGATCGGTCGCCCCAACACATGGGCTTTGATACCCATCCAGACCGGCAGGCGCGTGCCGCCGCCGATTGCGCGGATCGTCCTGGCGCGCATCCCCAGCATCTGCTCCATATGGTCGAGCATGTGCCGCCACTCGAACGCCAGACCTTCATAGACCGCGCGCGCCAGCGCGGCGCGTCCGCTGCTGACGGTCAAGCCAACGAACGCCCCCCGCTCTCCGGCGGTCAGATGCGGCAGGAACAGCACGCCCAGACTGCCCGGCGGCGCCGCAACTGCCAGCGCTTCGATCTCCGCCACTGCTGTGTGGAGCGATGCGCCGGGCGCGACAATGCCGCGCATCCATTCGACCGCCGCGCCGCTGCTGAACAACCCGTCCATCACGTAATAGCGGTCGCGCGCCACGTGCGCACCGAAGGTCACGTGCGTCCAGGACGACACATTGGCAATAAACAGACGCTCATCGAGCGGAACATCATCGAGCGGCAGAAACGCCGCTTCCGCTGTGCCCATCGAGTCGAGACAATCGCCAGCGCGGCGCACGTCGGCTGCCAGCGCACCGCACACATGGTCGTGCCCGCCGGCGCCGACGACCGTTCCAGGCGCCAGCCCGGTTGCCGCCGCCGCTTCCGGCGTAACCACGCCGATGCGCGTGCCGCTCGCCACAGGTTCAGGGAGCAGATCGCCGCGCAACCCGGCGCGATCGATCAACACATCCGACCAGCGGCGCGCGCGCAGGTCGAAGAGCATGCTGCGCGACGCCAGCGAGTAATCGGTTGCGCGCGCGCCGCACAGTCGAAAGGCGATATAATCGGCGACGTGCAGCCAGGTTGTCGCGGCGGCATACCCATCCGGCTCATAGTCGCGCAGCCATTGCAATTTGAAGACTCCATAGATCGGCACAGGCAGCATGCCGGTCAGGCGAAACGTCTCCAACGGATCATCATGCACATTCCAGCGTTGCACATACGGAGCAGTGCGCCGATCATACCAGGCGATGATCGGGGTGAGCGGCGCACCGCTCGCGTCAACCAGCACGCCGGCTTCACCGACGCTTGCCACTGCCAGCCCGCGCACCCGCCGGGGATCGTCGATGGATGCCAGCGCGCGACGGATCACATCGACAACTGCCTGCCAGAGAGCAGAGGGATCGTGCTCCGCCCAGCCCGGCTGCGGTCGTTCGGTGGGAGTGGCAATGCTGGCGGAAGCCGCAAGTGCGCCGTTCGTGGTGAAGATAAGCGCCTTGATGTTGGTCGTCCCAACATCAATACCCAGCAGCAGATCATCAGCCATATGGTTTCTCGTGAACAACTGGCATGACAATCATAGCACAAACGAAACCTCAAAAAAACAGCGACGTCGGATGGCGTCATCCAAACGTCGCTGCCAGAACGGCACGGACATGCCAGCAGAAGTGCGCAGCTACCAGAGCAAACCGCCGTCTACCTGAATGACCGAACCGGTAACGAAACTCGAGTCGTCCGATGCGAGGAAGATGTACACGGCGGCGACCTCTTCCGGCTTGCCAAGGCGACGCAGCGGCGTGCGTTCCTGAACCGTATGGATCACCTTTTCGGGAATTGTACTGATCATCTCAGTGGCGATAAAGCCAGGAGTCACCGCATTGACACGCACACCGGAGGGACCAAGTTCACGCGCCCAGGTCTTGGTCATCGCAATGACGCCACCTTTGGTGGCAGCATAGTTCGACTGACCAAAGTTGCCGTACAGACCGACAATCGAGCTGACATTGATAATCGACCCGCTGCCCTGCGCGGTCATATGCGGCGCCACTGCTCGCGCACACAGCCAGACGCCTTTGAGATTGACATTGATCACGGCGTCCCACTGTTGTTCGGTCATTTTCACCAGGCGCGCATCGCGCGTAATGCCGGCATTATTGAGCAGCACATCGATCCGCCCACCCCATGCCAGCACCGTCTCAACCATCGACTCCACCGATGCCGCCTGAGAGACATCGGCCTGGACGGCGATCGCGCGTCCGTCCTGTCTGGTAATTTCAGCCACCGTCGCCTCGGCGCCGGCCATATTGATATCGACGACGGCAACGCGCGCGCCCTCGCGCGCGAAGGCAATCGCAGTCGCTTTGCCAATGCCGTGGCCCGCACCGGTCACAATTGCCACCTTATCTTTCAGGCGCATCGTCTTGTCTCCTCGTTCGTGATAACCGTCATTTAGATCGATCGATCGGCGAGCCAGGCATCGATTTGCGGCCACAGACCACGACGCGCCCCGCTGCCAGCCATAATACCGATATGACCGCCTGGCATAATGATCTGATGTTTATCGATGCTGCTCACGCGATCCAGGATGGTTTCCGACTGGCACGGCGGGACGATATGATCCTGCCGCGCGATAATGTTGAGCAGCGACGCTTTGATGTCTCCCAGGTTGACCGGGCGCCCGCGCATGATCCAGGTACCGTTCATCAACCGATTTTCGCGGTAGAGATCGACGACCAGTTGACGATAGGCAGCGCCAGCAAACGGCACCCCATCGCTCACCCAGGTATTCATCGCCTGCCACGACTCGACGATCTTCGGGTCATCGAGGTTATCGAGCAAGCGCAGGTAATTACCAACCAGATTTTCGACCGGCTTGAGCAGTTTGCTGCCGACATCGATCATTTCGCCAGGGTAGTTGCCCGTCTGCTCCAGAATGGCGTCGAGGTTGAAATATTCCTCCTTCAGCCACTTGGGAAACGGACCCATCGCGCCCTTGTTGGAAAAATCAATCGGCGCCGTCAGCAGGATCAGATTGCGCAGACCGTCGTCCGGGCGCATTGCCGCATAGATCGCTGCAAGCGTTGCACCGATGCACCAACCGAGCATACTGAAATCGCGCTGCCCGCTGTGCATCTGCATGCGGCGCACCGCACGCGGCAGATACTCGAGCGCATAATCATCGAACGTCAGGTGCGCATCTTCTGGACCGGGGGCGCCCCAATCGACCAGGTAGACGTCGTACCCCTGCTGAACCATGTATTCGACGAAGCTGTTGCCTGGGCGCAGGTCGAAGATGTAGGGCTTATTGATCAACGCAAAGACGAGCAGCAACGGCACCCGTTTGCGCTTCTCCGCCGGCGCCTGCGGGTAGTAATGATACAGAGTGGTCTTATTGAGCGTCCAGATCGCCTCTTTTGGCGTCTGCGCCACCTTTGCCCGTTGTTTTCCCGTGGCGATCTTGACGCCCATTTCATAGGCTTTCCCCAAACGTTCAACTTCGGCGTACAGGTTCTTCGCCACTGTCGCCGGATCTACGGGAAAGAGCGTCGTCTCAGGCGACGTCGTCATTGACCTGCTCCTTGCTACTCAAACGCGGCATCTACCGCACCGGTTTAAAAGCCCTCGATGGCGTGATCTTCCTTAACCTCCTCAGGCGTTGGCGGCTCCGGATCGGGCGGCGCCGGACGCGGCGCTTTGCGGCGCTTCTGGGATGCGTCCACCGGTTCGAGCGCCGCCTGCTGGAGTCGCTCGATCAACTGAAGCATCTGATCGGCTTTGTGATCGAGCGCCGCCAGGCGCTGCTCCATACCGTTGAGTTCTACGCCTTCCTGCTTATTCTGTTCGAGTTGCTCGGCGAGCATCTCGACAATCACCGGCGTTTGCGTGCGCAACGCATGCGCCAGTTGATCCAGTTTGATTTCGATATCGTCCAGGCGCATTTCGATATTCGTCACCCGACGCGCCAGGGTGGTGAGCTCCTCGCGCGACGGCAGGTTCAGCCGCGCCAGCGACGTCTTCATCGAGGTGTTGATCAGGTTCTGGAGCGGCGCCGACGCGATCAGGTACGAGTCGAGCGTCGCTCCGACCCAGCGCGCAAACGTCTCGGTATTGACCAGGTCGATCATGGCCTTGGCCCACGCGTCGAGCGTTGCATCGCGGGCCTTGATCAGGTTGCCAATCGGATCGTTCGGATCGAAGCCGTTTTTCTGGCCCATCAGCGTCTCCTTCGACAGGTTCGCCCGACAAGGGCGGGTTGGATTTCTGGGGGTCTGTTGTTGTCTCACGGCGCTTTCGGGCGTGCGTTCGCGTAGGGGATAAAAAAGACGCGCCCTGCGCAACCGTTTCTGTCATGAGGGTAGTCGGAACAGTTACAGAGAGGATACATCTTTCGGACACGTATGCGCTGCGGTAATACAACGAAATTGGAGCAATGGGTCCAGGCATGCATTGTCAGGCGGCAAAGAAGCGCGTCCCTGCTGCGATGCGCCTCGGCTGGCGACTGAAGTCGCGCCGGGCAGACGTTCCGCCGGGCGTCCGCCTTGCGTGGAGGCCACCGTTCCCCTCTGCGCAGGCGGACGGTCGGTCGCAGGCCTATCAGGGTCGATTTCAATCGCTGGCAGCCGTAGCATCGTTTCCTGACACATCATGCCTGCACCCCGGAGCAACATGGGTCTTGACAACCTGTGATTTGTGAGATAGGATATGGGTGGTTTTGAGAGGTTGCTCCCTGGTAGGCGCGGCTTCACGCAAACACAGGTTACTGCTCCGGCCCGTCGAAAGACGCTCAGGGGCGCACAGCAGGCTCGGCTTAAGGGCTTTGCCAAAGTAACTGCGGCGCTGCCGCTACGTTGTGTGACAGCTTAAGCTCAACCGGAGGGGGAGTGTTCGTGAGAGCGTTCAACCCCTTCGGCGTTACCGGAGGGGTTTCTGTTTGGGGCGAAATCATGGACGAAGGCGGTCATCGTAGTCAGCGGCGCAGCGCCGCAACAGCATTCCCGGACGCACCTCCTCTCGCCAGTGTCGCGTAGCGTTGTCTGCGCTTCCTCTGTGACACCCTGGCGAGCGTGCTGCGCCAGGGTTGTTTGTTGAGCGCACGCTCGATGTGCCCGGTGCACATCCGTCATCTCCGGCGTTGCGCTGCTGTCTTCCAGGTTTCAGGCAACAATCCGTTTTGCGCCGTGCGGGCGTCTGTCCCTTGCTGACCAGACGGCAGGGTATGGTTTGCTCTGCACTGCGCCTGATGCCGGTCAGCGCCGATCACCTGATCGTGCGCATGGTTTGTTGCGCCCTGCGACGGAAACAGTTCTTCATTTGTGCACGATGAACGGGAAGATGAAAGGGGGAACCCGCGATGCTGACGATTCGCTGGACGATGAACAAAGACGGGCGTCTGACGGCGACCTTCGTGCGCCCGCAGACGCTGCGCCCGCTCTCGCTGGCGCCCACTACGCCACAACTGCTGTCGGTCAATGGTCGCCGGACACAACCCGCCGCAATGCCGCAGCGTGCCGCGCCCGGCGGGCGAATGCCGGAACCAGCGCCTGAGGCGGCAGGCGCCGGTTGATTCTGTTGATGAAGTGGAATAAGCGCTTATCTGGAGGAGAAAAGCATATGCTGGCTACCCTGATCCTCTATCGTAGGGCGATGCTGCGATGGGTGTTGATCGACGCCGTGCAGCGCGCCTGGCGCCGCCATCAGGTGATTGTGCCGCTCTATCGGCACCTGGCAGCCCTGGCGCCTGATGAGCAGCGCGAAATCGTGTTGCTACTCATGGCTGAACACGAAGTTCGCCATCAGCAGCAGTATGCGCGAATGCTGGCACGGCTGCACGCGCCGTTGCCTGCAAGTTTCGACTCTTTCGACCGCATCTGGCTCTGGTTGCTACCGCGCTGTAGTCCAACGATTGCGCTGCGCTGGACGGCGTGGACCGAGCAGCGTGATGCGCGGGCGATTCTGGAGGCTATGGCGCTTCTGAGAATCTGAATAACCCTGTGCCGCTGTGATGACGAGCGCCAGACGTCCGGTGGCTGAAGCCGTAGGCTACGGGCTGCGAAGCCCGCCTGCGCGGGCTGGCCCGGATAAGCCTTGAAATGACCAGAAGCCCCTGGCAACAACGACGTTGCTTTCAACCGGCGATACACACGACAGTCGCTCAACTTTCGTATGTTAGGAGGCTGCCCATGCGCGTAATGTTTCCCGATGCTGGCGTGCTGCGCCCGCGCCTCAAACTCACACTGTGGGATGTTGTCGTTATTCCGCTGATCATCGTCATCATTCTCTTGCTGACGATCGCCTTTCAGGGCGCGTCTCAGCCGTTCGACGTCGCCGCGACGCCCGATCTGACGGTTAGCCTGGATCCGATCAATTTGCCCTACTACGGGCTGCGGACGGTGTTCCGCATGTTTCTGGCGGTGCTGTTGAGCCTGCTCTTCACGTTCACGGTTGCGACGCTTGCCGCCAAATCGCGGCGCGCCGAGACGGTGATTATCCCGGCGCTGGACTTCCTTCAGTCGTTGCCGATCCTCGGCTTTCTGACGGTGACGACGGCGATTTTTATCGGCATGTTCCGCGGCAGCCTGCTTGGGCTTGAGGCAGCCAGCATCTTTGCGATCTTCACCTCGCAGGTCTGGAATATGGCGTTTAGTTTCTATCACTCGCTGATTACTACTCCCAGGGAACTGCGTGAAGCCGCTGCGGTGCTGCGCCTCTCGCCCTGGAAGAAGTTCTGGAATCTCGACGTTCCGTTTGCGATGCCCGGATTGATCTGGAACACGATGATGTCGGTGTCGGGCGGCTGGTTCTTTGTGGTCGCTTCTGAGGTCATCTCGGTGGTCGGGCGCGACAATGACCAGTACCTGCCGGGGATCGGCTCGTACATCGCCCTGGCGATCGAACAGGCGGACATTGGTGCCATGGTCTATGCCGGTCTGACGCTGCTGATCATCATTTTGATCTATGACCAGGTGATCTTCCGCCCGATCGTCGCCTGGTCCGAAAAGTTCAAGTTCGAGCAATCCGAAGCGCAGGAAGTGGCGCAGTCGTGGATGCTGCGCCTGTTGCAGCGGTCGGGGTTCGCTGGCAGCCTGAGCGCAATCGGCGCCGCAATCCGGCGGAGCGTCCCGACCATCCCGGTCAGAGAAGTTCCCGGTTCGCCGGTTGAGG
This region includes:
- a CDS encoding ELWxxDGT repeat protein, which translates into the protein MHRSHHRTCPLLSLALIAIVALLPLLVPASVASASEPVLVKSFQKAYDVNWHDSVVINGVFFFIANDGIHGPELWRSDGTTDGTRLVKDIRPGVDGADLSRFHVVGDVLFFVANDGVHGHELWRSDGTTDGTFMVECQ
- a CDS encoding DUF952 domain-containing protein, with the translated sequence MSARIIFHMAPAERWTMWPAHEPYVPAEFAVDGFVHCTEGEELMVRVANALYRGTPGDFVLLVIDVERLTVPVRWERPAGTPLAPLFPHIYGPINPEAIVEVRRIERDVDGAFLL
- a CDS encoding Stp1/IreP family PP2C-type Ser/Thr phosphatase — its product is MKLRHSARTDVGRTRDHNEDDFGVGEGAGVAQHGELLVVCDGMGGHAAGEVASRLGVETILSAYYSDNSPDRVDVLRRAFERANERIHAEGRGAMGTTGVAALFYKGMLHVANVGDSRAYLIRNDDICQISRDHSLVGEQVAAGVITADQAKSSYYRNVITRALGYQPEVQVDLFHLPLQVGDTIVLCSDGLHGLVSDEEIGAIARSMPLADAVDRLIDLANERGGTDNITTIIAHVDELDNAATFADLSDAARTTVEFPAPTTAATIEFPATASLTPAVAEPATIRTAPLPVAPPPAPPPVAAPDPRDTPAPRRMHWIGATLATVLFTGLVFVTLFVAYPSVLAPGQESPALPETSPTAAPTQAPPTATLPPPTQPPTEAPAILPVATETPVPTASPAPTTTPSPVATGTPTPTVAPAITATPGASPSTPIATATRTPIPLTLPTRTP
- a CDS encoding carboxypeptidase-like regulatory domain-containing protein, producing MTDGAGRGVAGATVQAGAQSAATDAEGFYTMTDLPAGVYTLTVSAPGCTIAPVQRTVTVPPDGINHDFNAICLTERVVLPLIVR
- a CDS encoding nucleotidyltransferase domain-containing protein, translating into MTLRFGLKESVIESICDVLARHPEVEKAIIYGSRAKGTYKYNSDIDLTLIGDDCLTFLALTNIMDELDDLLLPYMIDLSVLSHIGDPDVIDHIQRVGTVFYERKKSECDGMG
- the mutL gene encoding DNA mismatch repair endonuclease MutL, producing the protein MPIRVLDATVAAQIAAGEVIERPASVVRELVENALDAGARRIVVEARGGGLREIRVQDDGCGIPADEVELAFARHATSKLSTADDLWSIATLGFRGEALPSIAAVAQVICVTRAAGADVGVELRIAGGEVQAIMPRGCSPGTTISVRNLFYNTPVRRDFLRSDAAESAAITSVVTQYALAYPEVRFSLVIDGRATLQTSGNGDLRAATIEIYGLDVARQLLAIDAAVGEGVDLVQVRGLVSPPGLTRSSRAAIHLFINRRAIQPRGQIAIVLEEAYHTLLMKGRHPMAILNITVHPAAVDVNVHPTKSEVKFRNTTQVMSVLGRAVRTALLESGVRPWEEPGVPASLDTAQRRFELRRLGTSPESAWDAPSWMTAGDKHGEIPAMDDRRAVGQSSAWEREPAPPDAQLITHASKLPPLRIVGQIAQSYIVAESPDGMYLIDQHAAHERITYERLMAQRGAGAIERQELLIPQVIDLPPTAQDVLLDAADRLAEWGFAVEPFGRSLRIRAIPAVLYPGDLATALLEIADHLSGRGGTTPHDWREALLITLSCHTSVRSGQTLSFDEMRGLVLQLERCSSPRTCPHGRPTMILLTTTQIERQFGRIK
- a CDS encoding metal-dependent transcriptional regulator; the encoded protein is MMADTTRHARARRKPGDAGPTEKMREYLEVIYYLAARGEPVISARLAEWMHVTPPTVADMVSRMEDRGYIVRDGRGEILLTDEGFRLAEAMVRRHRILERFLVDVMGMQWHEIHEEAVRLEHALSPRLEERIEELVGEATTCPHGNPIPGRCDVYAGTVRLDQATPGGVFTLRRIAEEAEEDTVLIRYLQNSHLVPGEQFAVIDVSPVYGVTLQRDDRQITLSPQIAAYLWGDVTPT
- a CDS encoding carboxypeptidase-like regulatory domain-containing protein — its product is MPHAGHSEPFASLRVNSARNLSGSRTTPRFARGDHAGWSQVIGITGEFWLSDGTTEGTVQVLPEPAFARAMICGQAFITSQTDLYVLLLNPDRCTISGCVTDNAGRGVVGATVRAGAQSATTDADGFYTLSGLPMGTYTLTAALSIYQITSVSRTVTVSSDVSGQDFSAVPLAHLSHQRARDRRGGARRGGRDGAGRCAERRDGC